Proteins encoded in a region of the Thermodesulfobacteriota bacterium genome:
- a CDS encoding leucyl aminopeptidase: MEFSQSTKSVLKIKADVLVVGLYKGQKFSGSIKTINDSLDGAIKDLAQQEDFDGDFGKTLVLSSTLGKINSKRVLVVGLGERSKFTQNTLRKLGNLILSKVKNSSNSIAISSEFSSAQGQVSALSEGLLSGAYEFKKYKTNDKSKNKVTKIVFISNKIKAQAFNEETEFASTISASVNLARDLVNEPPVYLTPRKLSDYAAEIAEEQGLDCEIFDHAEIERRGMNGLMAVSSGSEEPPRFIHLTYEPKRKTKKSIAVVGKGITFDSGGLCLKPAGSMLTMKMDMGGSAVVLGVMKAIAKLKPSMRVHGLIAASENMTGGKAYKPDDVIHAYNGKTVEVINTDAEGRVVLSDALSYAVELKVDEIVDLATLTGACMVGLGSYTAGVMGNNQKLIDKIRSASDQVGEKTWQLPMDDELRAEISSNVADIKNAGSRMGGAITAAMFLENFVSDVPWAHMDIAGPAFLEKESPYSPKGATGFGVRTIIKYISGK, from the coding sequence TTGGAATTTAGCCAAAGCACGAAGTCTGTATTAAAAATCAAAGCTGATGTATTAGTAGTGGGACTCTATAAAGGACAAAAGTTTTCCGGATCAATAAAGACCATAAATGATTCACTTGATGGAGCAATAAAGGATCTAGCACAGCAAGAGGATTTTGATGGTGATTTTGGTAAGACTTTAGTTTTGAGCAGCACTCTGGGAAAAATAAATTCAAAGAGAGTCCTAGTCGTAGGATTAGGCGAACGCTCAAAGTTTACACAGAACACTCTTAGGAAGCTAGGCAATCTTATATTGAGTAAAGTTAAGAACTCTTCTAATTCCATAGCAATAAGTTCGGAATTCTCATCTGCTCAAGGCCAGGTCTCAGCCCTTTCAGAGGGGCTTTTGTCAGGGGCTTATGAATTTAAGAAATACAAGACGAATGACAAAAGTAAAAATAAGGTTACAAAAATAGTTTTTATCTCAAATAAAATTAAAGCCCAGGCCTTTAATGAGGAAACTGAATTTGCATCTACTATCTCTGCCTCAGTCAATCTCGCAAGGGATTTGGTAAATGAGCCCCCTGTCTACTTAACCCCGAGAAAGTTATCTGACTATGCTGCCGAAATAGCAGAAGAACAAGGCCTTGATTGCGAAATTTTTGATCACGCAGAAATCGAAAGAAGAGGCATGAACGGACTTATGGCCGTATCAAGCGGAAGTGAAGAGCCTCCTAGGTTTATTCACCTAACATACGAGCCTAAAAGAAAAACTAAAAAGAGCATTGCAGTTGTTGGAAAGGGCATTACTTTTGACTCAGGCGGGCTTTGTCTAAAGCCTGCCGGAAGTATGCTTACCATGAAAATGGATATGGGCGGCTCAGCTGTCGTGTTAGGTGTTATGAAGGCAATAGCAAAGTTAAAGCCATCGATGAGGGTGCATGGACTTATTGCTGCAAGTGAAAACATGACGGGCGGAAAGGCATATAAGCCCGATGACGTTATACACGCCTATAACGGCAAAACTGTGGAGGTTATTAACACTGACGCTGAGGGACGTGTTGTGCTCTCTGATGCTCTCTCTTATGCTGTGGAGCTCAAAGTAGATGAGATTGTTGATCTTGCAACCCTTACTGGGGCTTGTATGGTCGGTCTTGGAAGCTACACCGCGGGCGTTATGGGCAACAACCAAAAACTTATTGATAAAATTAGATCTGCATCTGATCAGGTAGGTGAGAAAACTTGGCAGCTCCCAATGGATGATGAACTTAGAGCTGAGATCTCAAGCAATGTTGCAGATATTAAAAATGCAGGAAGCAGGATGGGCGGAGCAATCACAGCGGCAATGTTTTTGGAGAACTTTGTCTCTGATGTCCCGTGGGCACATATGGATATTGCAGGGCCAGCATTTTTGGAAAAAGAGAGCCCCTATAGTCCTAAAGGCGCTACAGGGTTTGGGGTGCGCACAATAATCAAATACATATCAGGTAAATAG
- a CDS encoding S49 family peptidase has protein sequence MDFLDKLFGTFDKSNFVQIRLSGEIPEEEEKSFLPTMGAKKSLTMWDIEKVLTHVENSAKLLGVIISLSELRIGFARANLIRQRLSEIRASGKKVIVHLESGGNIEYLIASAADKIYMTPWGTLNLIGLKAEVTFYKDALDKIGVSANMKGFGEYKSAAETFTRDSMSTPHKEMMDSILDDLQTQLEGHISKGRGITPKEVKNLIDNGPYMTDIAQDNALIDGVCYETQLEENISILLQADLSVVKAG, from the coding sequence ATGGATTTTTTAGATAAATTATTTGGAACTTTTGATAAATCTAATTTTGTTCAGATCCGCCTCAGCGGGGAGATTCCCGAGGAAGAGGAAAAATCTTTTCTTCCTACCATGGGAGCTAAAAAATCTCTAACAATGTGGGATATAGAAAAAGTTCTCACGCATGTTGAGAACAGTGCCAAACTCCTTGGAGTAATTATTAGCCTAAGTGAGCTTCGCATTGGTTTTGCTAGAGCCAACCTAATTAGACAAAGACTCTCAGAAATAAGAGCCAGCGGAAAAAAGGTTATTGTCCACTTGGAAAGTGGAGGAAACATCGAATACCTTATCGCATCGGCAGCTGATAAAATCTACATGACCCCTTGGGGCACTCTTAATTTAATAGGCCTTAAAGCTGAGGTTACTTTCTATAAGGACGCGCTTGATAAAATAGGCGTTAGTGCAAATATGAAGGGGTTTGGCGAATATAAGAGCGCCGCCGAAACTTTCACCCGAGACTCAATGTCTACTCCCCATAAAGAGATGATGGATTCTATTCTAGATGACTTGCAGACTCAGCTTGAGGGTCATATCTCAAAGGGTAGGGGCATCACTCCCAAAGAGGTTAAGAATTTGATCGACAACGGTCCATATATGACCGATATTGCTCAGGACAACGCTCTAATTGATGGGGTTTGTTATGAAACTCAGCTTGAAGAAAACATATCAATTCTCCTACAAGCAGACTTGTCTGTTGTTAAGGCTGGC